From the Cucurbita pepo subsp. pepo cultivar mu-cu-16 chromosome LG05, ASM280686v2, whole genome shotgun sequence genome, one window contains:
- the LOC111794581 gene encoding 60S ribosomal protein L13-3-like: MKHNNVIPSGHFRKHWQNYVRTWFNQPARKTRRRNARQEKAVKTFPRPTAGPLRPIVHGQTLKYNMKVRAGRGFSLEELKAAGIPKKYAPTIGIAVDHRRRNRSLESLQANVQRLKTYKAKVVVFPRRARKFKAGDSTPEELATATQVQGSYMPIGLEKAPVELVKVTEEMKSFKAYDKLRVERTNARHVGARLKRAAEAEKEEKK, translated from the exons ATGAAGCACAACAATGTTATCCCTAGTGGGCACTTCAGGAAGCATTGGCAAAATTATGTTAGAACTTGGTTCAACCAACCTGCTCGGAAAACAAGGAGAAGGAATG CTCGTCAGGAAAAGGCTGTGAAAACTTTCCCTCGGCCTACTGCTGGACCACTTCGACCTATTGTTCATGGACAGACATTGAAGTATAACATGAAAGTCAGGGCTGGCAGAGGCTTCTCTTTGGAAGAATTGAAG GCAGCTGGCATTCCAAAGAAGTACGCACCAACAATTGGCATTGCAGTCGATCATCGACGCAGAAACCGATCCTTGGAGAGTCTTCAAGCCAATGTGCAGAGGCTGAAGACTTACAAGGCCAAGGTGGTCGTTTTCCCACGACGTGCTCGCAAGTTCAAG GCTGGTGATTCTACTCCTGAGGAACTAGCAACTGCCACCCAGGTCCAGGGCTCTTACATGCCTATTGGACTAGAGAAGGCACCAGTTGAGCTTGTGAAGGTAacagaagaaatgaaatcTTTTAAGGCCTATGACAAGCTTCGTGTTGAGCGAACGAATGCTCGTCATGTTGGTGCTCGGTTGAAGAGGGCTGCCGAGgcagagaaggaagagaagaagtaa
- the LOC111795447 gene encoding uncharacterized protein LOC111795447, which yields MIASTTLPPWQPTLRAPLRLTRTRPLVIPLRRSVGFVQAYRRGGGNNDGFGETWDKVWRGANDGFEKFVFEARKTAERLDRRYSVSRRVSSVAQSAADRAREIDREFGIGLRWRNFTLDFSRNWPRYRRQLNEFMDTPLGKGFVTIFFLWFALSGWLFRVLIFATWILPFAGPLLIGTFANSLIIKGTCPACNREFAGYKNQIISCTGCGNIVWQPKGQGENRKGGSGSKSQPNVIDVEFEEK from the exons ATGATAGCTTCAACAACTCTGCCGCCATGGCAGCCAACGCTTCGAGCTCCTCTGAGACTGACGAGGACGAGGCCCTTAGTAATCCCTTTGCGGAGAAGTGTTGGCTTCGTTCAGGCCTACCGTCGCGGCGGTGGCAACAACGATGGTTTTGGCGAGACCTGGGACAAAGTATGGCGTGGCGCCAACGACGGCTTCGAAAAATTCGTGTTCGAGGCGAGGAAAACTGCGGAGCGACTCGACAGGCGTTATTCTGTATCGCGCCGTGTTAGTTCTGTTGCCCAATCGGCGGCTGACCGGGCGCGCGAGATTGATAGGGAGTTTGGAATTGGATTGCGTTGGCGTAATTTTACATTGGATTTTAGCAGAAATTGGCCAAGG TATCGGAGGCAACTTAATGAATTTATGGACACGCCATTAGGAAAAGGTTTTGTG ACAATATTCTTCCTTTGGTTTGCACTGTCTGGATGGCTTTTCCGAGTCTTAATATTTGCAACATGGATACTACCATTTGCTGGTCCGCTGCTCATTGGGACTTTTGCCAATAGCCTCATAATAAAG GGTACATGTCCGGCCTGTAATAGGGAGTTTGCTGGGTACAAGAACCAAATTATTTCTTGCACGGGCTGTGGAAACATAGTGTGGCAGCCTAAAGGTCAAGGAGAAAACAGAAAAGGTGGTTCTGGTTCGAAGTCACAACCCAATGTCATTGATGTCGAGTTTGAGGAGAAATGA